One genomic segment of Impatiens glandulifera chromosome 6, dImpGla2.1, whole genome shotgun sequence includes these proteins:
- the LOC124943153 gene encoding F-box protein CPR1-like, whose amino-acid sequence MVQLPDEILEVILCRLPVKDLLRFRCVSKSWLALISSPYFIKLHLNRTVQTKSNLSLFFMRDYYNHFQMNFDSDRFLQPVEIDYFKTRYPNTEISICGSCDGLLCMRTETINNNHVFLWNPSTKKSIQLPSTSDRLNMGWDYRLGYDNINNDYKVVNLTCFKVGKIIDYEINVYSLKSNSWHSPKKFPYRPKLSSIGDSITGGAMHWMSIMGSDSKSKRSIVAFNLGTEKYRVIPLPELGYSNFYLYLNNLEGCLSATCQYSSSTVDIFLLKEYGGKNEHWSKLITISPTISIGVDFPNVEAIAYSKCGRKILFVMDYEWLVWYNLEQNSEEEIRVYGSNVYTYIESMVSLDVQ is encoded by the coding sequence ATGGTGCAATTACCGGATGAAATTTTAGAAGTGATTCTTTGTCGATTGCCTGTAAAGGATCTGCTCCGATTCAGATGTGTATCTAAATCTTGGCTTGCCCTAATCAGTAGCCCGTATTTCATCAAATTGCATCTTAATCGAACAGTTCAAACCAAGAGCAACCTTAGCCTTTTTTTCATGAGAGATTATTACAATCACTTTCAGATGAATTTTGATTCCGACCGCTTTCTTCAACCGGTGGAAATTGATTACTTTAAAACGAGGTATCCAAATACAGAAATTTCGATTTGCGGTTCCTGTGATGGCTTGCTTTGCATGAGAACCGAAACTATCAACAACAACCATGTCTTTTTATGGAATCCATCAACGAAAAAGTCTATACAACTTCCTTCTACTAGCGACAGATTAAACATGGGGTGGGATTATCGACTTGGTTACGACAACATCAATAATGATTATAAGGTGGTGAACCTTACGTGTTTTAAAGTAGGTAAAATCATTGATTATGAGATTAATGTTTATAGTTTGAAATCAAATTCGTGGCATAGTCCGAAGAAGTTTCCTTACCGTCCGAAGTTGAGTAGCATTGGAGATTCCATAACTGGTGGAGCTATGCACTGGATGTCAataatgggatcagattcaaaAAGTAAAAGATCAATTGTTGCTTTTAATCTCGGGACAGAGAAATACAGAGTAATTCCACTACCTGAGTTGGGTTATTCtaatttctatttatatttgaataatttagaaGGATGCCTTTCCGCAACTTGTCAATATTCCTCGTCTACTGtggatatatttttgttgaaggAATACGGTGGGAAGAATGAACATTGGTCAAAATTGATTACAATTTCACCAACAATATCTATCGGGGTCGACTTTCCCAATGTCGAAGCTATTGCTTATTCAAAATGTGGTAGGAAAATATTGTTTGTGATGGATTATGAGTGGCTTGTTTGGTATAATTTAGAACAGAACTCAGAAGAGGAAATTAGGGTTTATGGTAGTAATGTTTACACTTACATAGAAAGTATGGTCTCTCTTGATGTCCAGTAG
- the LOC124941948 gene encoding putative GATA transcription factor 22, with translation MASSMNPNFINLSLSLLPHDQHQQQLQLSLGQDSSSSSSSLSLQPYVNVPLQEFHQEAYNPLLQDPKELDSLVSLGPSIEDRPVVVENEAHRGLKISLWKRGDKDDHGSPKWVPSKIRLMGRMVGSNRTESQSGKNVAKAKLIEGDQKRRSSNSIENDHSLINNNITTPIRVCADCNTTKTPLWRSGPRGPKSLCNACGIRQRKARRAMAAAAAAATTANCASLEVANSSVKIKKPQNKEKRSKDVHILPYKKRCTRIVSSPTDEDCVDDQDDHGHGEIKNPCFEDFYINLSKNLAFHRVFPQDEKEAAILLMALSCGLVHG, from the exons ATGGCTAGCTCCATGAATCCAAACTTCATAAATCTATCACTTTCTCTATTACCCCATGATCAACACCAGCAACAACTTCAACTCTCCCTTGGACAAGATTCATCTTCCTCTTCATCTTCCCTTTCACTTCAACCTTATGTCAACGTTCCACTTCAAGAATTTCATCAAGAAGCTTATAATCCCCTATTGCAAGACCCAAAAGag CTAGATAGTTTGGTGTCACTTGGTCCATCAATTGAAGATCGTCCGGTAGTTGTTGAAAACGAGGCTCATCGTGGGTTAAAAATTTCTTTGTGGAAGAGAGGAGATAAAGATGACCATGGATCACCTAAATGGGTACCTTCCAAGATAAGGTTGATGGGAAGGATGGTGGGCTCAAACCGAACCGAATCACAAAGTGGAAAAAACGTTGCTAAAGCGAAGCTTATCGAGGGCGATCAGAAGAGACGATCCTCTAACTCTATTGAAAATGATCATAGCTTGATCAACAACAACATAACCACGCCGATTAGGGTTTGTGCTGATTGCAATACCACCAAGACCCCTCTTTGGAGAAGTGGACCTAGAGGTCCTAAG TCTCTTTGTAATGCGTGTGGGATCAGACAAAGGAAGGCAAGGAGGGCAATGGCAGCCGCCGCAGCAGCAGCAACAACTGCAAATTGTGCGAGCTTAGAGGTTGCTAATTCTTCGGTGAAGATAAAGAAACCACAAAACAAAGAGAAGAGGTCAAAAGATGTCCATATCTTGCCATACAAGAAAAGGTGTACTAGAATCGTGTCGTCTCCAACCGACGAGGATTGTGTTGATGATCAAGATGACCATGGGCATGGGGAAATTAAGAATCCTTGTTTTGAAGATTTCTACATCAATCTTAGCAAGAACTTGGCTTTTCATAGAGTGTTTCCACAAGATGAGAAGGAGGCTGCTATCTTGCTTATGGCACTATCTTGTGGCCTAGTTCATGGTTGA
- the LOC124943152 gene encoding uncharacterized protein LOC124943152: MAIHVLCFRDNKEFKGFEEQGIVQTIVGDHDDVIDCVNINNQLASNHHLMDDNNNKDLEYALVRSHDDRYTGGSATFSVWKPNVEDNEFSLTQLWITSGHGANLNSIEVGWMGNTAIDSRKSGLLISRGCYDNDCAGFVQIDFSVELGQPISPISTVGGPISEIKILVYKDSGEDGHWWLDVNGVDIGYFPKNLFTSLSEYAQRVDFGGEIFNRKNEGHHTTTQMGNGLYPHQNGSSFISGIRIYDQDRYSVEGIQQIDSTCPCYGVILINDTIFYGGSGYSASSTYGSPSNSPALYSPISYPPSSNPVVRPPGQVSSGYPGHPPHKNDKRKEVENL; this comes from the exons ATGGCAATTCATGTACTATGTTTCCGGGACAACAAAGAGTTCAAGGGGTTTGAAGAACAAGGCATTGTTCAAACCATAGTG GGTGATCATGATGATGTGATTGATTGTGTTAACATCAATAATCAACTTGCATCCAATCATCATCTTAtggatgataataataataaagatctAGAG TACGCTTTAGTCCGAAGTCATGATGATCGCTACACTGGAGGAAGTGCAACATTTAGTGTATGGAAACCTAACGTCGAAGATAATGAATTTAGTCTAACTCAACTATGGATTACTTCGGGACATGGTGCAAACTTAAATAGCATTGAAGTCGGATGGATG GGAAACACGGCAATCGATAGTAGAAAATCTGGTTTGCTAATTAGTAGAG GTTGTTATGATAATGATTGTGCTGGATTTGTACAAATTGATTTCAGCGTTGAACTTGGTCAACCCATTTCTCCTATTTCCACTGTTGGAGGGCCAAtaagtgaaataaaaattttggTCTACAAG GATTCAGGTGAGGATGGACACTGGTGGCTAGATGTAAATGGTGTTGACATAGGATATTTTCCTAAGAATCTCTTCACTTCATTGAGTGAATATGCTCAAAGAGTGGATTTTGGTGGAGAgatttttaatagaaaaaatgaaGGTCACCACACAACTACTCAAATGGGAAATGGCCTATATCCCCATCAAAATGGATCAAGTTTTATATCTGGAATTAGAATATATGACCAAGACAGATATTCAGTTGAAGGAATACAACAAATTGATAGCACATGTCCATGTTATGGTGTAATTCTTATTAATGATACTATATTTTATGGAGGATCCGGTTATTCTGCATCCT CCACATATGGCTCGCCCTCCAATTCCCCAGCTCTCTACTCGCCCATTTCTTATCCGCCTTCATCTAATCCTGTTGTGCGTCCTCCTGGACAGGTTTCATCTGGTTATCCGGGACATCCTCCACACAAAAATGACAAGAGAAAAGAAGTGGAAAACCTCTGA